CACCGCCGCACATTTCGGAAGCCGGGGTTTCCGGCGATGCCCATGCAGACGGCCTCGAATCCATGTCCTGCGTCTGGAGTTCGGGCGGTATCCAGACGACATGGTCGCTTCCCCCTTTTCCCACCATATAAATGAAAAACCTGGCGCTCCCGTTCCCGTCGAGTTCCGTACAGCGCAGCAGATAATCACATCCCCATTTGAGGACGTCGAGTAAATGCCCTTGCTGGCCGGTCTCCACGTAGGCGTCCTTGAACTCGTAGTAGCCCCATCCGAGGGTGGCAATCGCATAGACCTGCGGCTGTCCGAACTTCACATGATCGCCGCAGTCATGAAATCCCCCGCTGACATCGATTGTTCCGGAGCCGAGGGGATGGGGATGTACGGCGTCCCAGATATGGCAGTCCCCTCGCCATTGGAGCCGCGTGTTTTCGGCAACATCCGGGCCGCACATATTGGCATCGTAGAAATAGATTGATTTTTGCAGCGCCTCCGCCCAGTTGACCTCATAGGCATGAACTCCGAAAACGGAGAGAAGCAGAACCGCGCATAAAAGCATGCAGACTTTTTTTTGTTTCATTTTTTTTTCCTTTATATTACGTTTTTTTATTCGTTTATTTTTCCGTAAATAAATGAGAACCACTCATGTTCAATCCTACACGAAACTCCATCAATGATAAATAGGGAAATCCCTCATTCCGGGATCGTCTTTTTATCCGAAATCAGGAAAGCATGGAGAGAAATCCTTTCACGGCCAGCGAAAGATACCTGTTTTTTCTATACACCACTCCCATCGACACGGAAGGCAGTCTCAGATAATCGACGATCACAGAAGATGCGAGTAAACCTTTCTCCATTTCTTCTTCCACCGCCATGGCGGGAACAACCGAGATACCCGCCCCCACCCGGACAAAGCGTTTGATGACCTCCACGGAACTCAGCTCCATACTGACTGAAAGACGAACCCTGGCCCCTTCACACACCCGGTCCAGTATCTTTCTCGTCGCGCAATACCGGTCGAGGAGGATGCAGTCATAGCTTTCCAGGTCTTTCAGGAAAACAGATTCACGCCCCGCAAACGGATGTCCTGGATGGTAGATGACGAGGTCATGTCTGGGGAAAAGGGGAAGCGCTTCGAGTTCGTGGGGGACGTCCAGAAGGGTCACGATCCCGAGGTCGACATTATTCTCCGACACAAGCCGCATTGTTTTCGGGGACGGGGCATTACGGACGATGATGTCGATTCCCGGATACGAGTCGTTGTACTGCCGCAAAATACCGGGCAACCGGTAGCAGGCGGTCGTATCCGACGTGGATAACCGGAGGGTTCCTTTTTTCATCCGCCGCAGGTCACCGAGTTCCGCTTCAGCATCGAGGAGGAGCGTTTCCAGC
This genomic window from Spirochaetales bacterium contains:
- a CDS encoding glycoside hydrolase family 9 protein encodes the protein MKQKKVCMLLCAVLLLSVFGVHAYEVNWAEALQKSIYFYDANMCGPDVAENTRLQWRGDCHIWDAVHPHPLGSGTIDVSGGFHDCGDHVKFGQPQVYAIATLGWGYYEFKDAYVETGQQGHLLDVLKWGCDYLLRCTELDGNGSARFFIYMVGKGGSDHVVWIPPELQTQDMDSRPSAWASPETPASEMCGG
- a CDS encoding LysR family transcriptional regulator; translated protein: MIDITFEQIRAFLAVAQYKSFSAAASKVFRTQAALSIQISRLEEITGIKVFDRTTKYVRLTEGGKVLHKYLGRLETLLLDAEAELGDLRRMKKGTLRLSTSDTTACYRLPGILRQYNDSYPGIDIIVRNAPSPKTMRLVSENNVDLGIVTLLDVPHELEALPLFPRHDLVIYHPGHPFAGRESVFLKDLESYDCILLDRYCATRKILDRVCEGARVRLSVSMELSSVEVIKRFVRVGAGISVVPAMAVEEEMEKGLLASSVIVDYLRLPSVSMGVVYRKNRYLSLAVKGFLSMLS